The following proteins are encoded in a genomic region of Photobacterium toruni:
- a CDS encoding IS1595-like element ISPma1 family transposase, producing MPKNSIQFQKGFSIPEFMQMYGTEIQCRERLFNIRWKNGYVCPTCASKSYCELKSRSLYQCNKCHHQTSLTAGTLFSHSKLPLTTWFLAIYLITQDKNSISALELKRKLGVSYNAAWRIKHKLMQVMKEHDDNRKLGNIVQLDDAYIGGKQKGKRGRGAKGKTPFVSAISLNEEGHPIYMRLSVVSCLKKQEITDWAKKHLQEKTLVISDVLPCFNGLLAADIIHGSLPKNGKELHQYEAAFYWVDTMISNVKNSIKGTYHAIREKHIPRYLGEFCFRFNYRFRVEDIFNTLIKCGAKSPPMPEKLLTLAESRW from the coding sequence ATGCCTAAGAATTCAATCCAATTTCAGAAAGGCTTTTCTATACCCGAATTTATGCAAATGTATGGGACAGAAATTCAATGTAGAGAGCGTTTATTTAATATTCGATGGAAAAATGGTTACGTTTGCCCTACCTGTGCTTCTAAAAGTTATTGTGAACTTAAATCACGGTCATTATATCAATGTAATAAGTGTCACCATCAGACATCATTGACGGCAGGTACTTTATTTTCCCATTCAAAATTACCGTTAACTACTTGGTTTTTAGCTATTTATCTCATCACACAAGATAAAAACAGTATTTCAGCATTAGAGCTAAAGCGTAAATTAGGGGTTTCTTATAACGCAGCATGGCGAATAAAACATAAGCTCATGCAAGTGATGAAAGAGCATGATGATAATCGAAAGTTAGGCAATATCGTGCAATTGGATGATGCATATATTGGAGGTAAACAAAAAGGAAAGCGAGGACGTGGTGCCAAAGGTAAAACACCTTTTGTATCAGCGATCTCTTTGAATGAAGAAGGTCATCCTATTTATATGCGGCTAAGTGTTGTTTCTTGTTTAAAAAAACAAGAAATTACAGATTGGGCTAAAAAGCATTTACAAGAAAAAACGTTAGTCATATCAGATGTTTTACCCTGTTTTAATGGTCTGTTAGCAGCAGATATTATTCATGGTTCATTACCAAAAAATGGTAAAGAACTTCACCAATATGAAGCTGCATTTTATTGGGTCGATACCATGATTAGTAACGTTAAAAATTCGATAAAAGGGACATATCACGCAATTAGAGAAAAGCATATTCCTCGTTATCTTGGTGAATTCTGTTTTCGATTTAATTATCGGTTTCGAGTTGAAGATATATTCAATACGCTAATTAAATGTGGTGCAAAATCACCACCGATGCCAGAGAAATTATTAACGCTGGCTGAGTCTCGGTGGTAA
- a CDS encoding vWA domain-containing protein encodes MSTTFDYHNDLVVNPAPRCPCMLVLDASSSMGGSRIDELNRGVSQFIAELKSDDVAASSVEIGVVTFGHQVEQVQPLTCVDDIIDVGRVEACGMTPMGEAVELAIQKLEARKQQYQQNGVSYYQPWLVLMTDGEPNDHWQAAAQKLKNLAQTKKMVVLCIGIGEDANLSLLSEFSAMPPKQLYGLKFKEFFLWLSQSMMRVSASTPGDSIRLPSTQSWDSLDI; translated from the coding sequence ATGAGTACCACGTTTGATTATCACAACGATTTAGTTGTGAACCCTGCCCCTCGATGCCCTTGTATGTTGGTGCTAGATGCATCATCAAGTATGGGGGGGAGTCGTATTGATGAGCTTAATCGTGGAGTAAGTCAATTTATCGCTGAATTAAAAAGTGATGATGTTGCTGCTAGCTCTGTTGAGATTGGCGTGGTGACATTTGGTCATCAAGTAGAGCAAGTACAACCGCTAACGTGTGTTGACGATATTATTGATGTCGGTCGTGTTGAGGCTTGCGGTATGACTCCGATGGGGGAAGCTGTAGAGCTTGCTATTCAAAAATTGGAAGCGCGTAAGCAGCAGTATCAGCAAAATGGGGTGAGTTATTATCAGCCTTGGTTGGTCTTGATGACAGACGGTGAGCCGAATGATCACTGGCAGGCTGCCGCGCAAAAATTAAAAAATTTAGCGCAAACAAAAAAAATGGTGGTGTTGTGTATCGGTATTGGTGAAGACGCTAACTTATCGCTGTTATCTGAATTTTCTGCGATGCCACCTAAGCAACTGTATGGTTTGAAATTTAAAGAGTTTTTTTTGTGGTTATCGCAAAGCATGATGCGCGTGAGTGCCTCTACACCTGGTGACAGTATTCGTCTGCCAAGCACCCAATCTTGGGATTCACTGGATATTTAG
- a CDS encoding recombinase RecT produces MNYTQSLAYQAIMATKVEFQKIVDTNGANLNVDNELTYMSQWLENTGPNVWANIDANSVYYAALQAARVGLTLCPFNKLALFVVRNDGMNAYAEYMPTYHGYIKLACDSGLVQQITSSCVFRDDNFTYHGAFKLPDHSAKTLSDRIEDRGELDGSFAIAILNSGVVFCEKLSADELNEIQEKMRMSLNFTVWDSVFVHQMYRKSAIRRLMRLLLPQLAEQSESESYIQRLNGAMAGEDSMWDKIQGSVGRQHVIDNNMPPTPPSNVQAAPSVASSTPQNSVTNNNGVNIHNIQKLHKINHKNVVSENTDLMAKLVKNESDIRVFETPSSTNKMPTKGLGEW; encoded by the coding sequence TTGAATTATACACAATCATTAGCCTATCAAGCGATCATGGCAACCAAGGTTGAGTTTCAAAAAATCGTTGATACCAATGGTGCAAATTTGAATGTCGATAATGAACTGACATACATGTCGCAATGGCTAGAAAACACAGGTCCGAATGTGTGGGCAAACATCGATGCTAATTCTGTTTATTATGCAGCACTGCAAGCAGCACGCGTTGGTCTTACCTTATGTCCATTTAATAAACTGGCATTGTTTGTGGTACGCAATGACGGAATGAATGCGTATGCCGAATACATGCCAACCTATCATGGTTATATAAAACTCGCATGTGATAGTGGCCTTGTACAACAGATCACCTCATCGTGTGTTTTTCGTGATGACAATTTCACTTACCATGGTGCATTTAAACTACCTGACCACTCTGCGAAAACACTCTCTGATCGTATTGAAGACCGCGGCGAACTCGACGGTAGTTTTGCCATTGCCATTTTAAATTCTGGTGTCGTTTTTTGTGAAAAATTATCCGCAGATGAACTGAACGAAATTCAAGAAAAAATGCGTATGTCATTGAATTTTACTGTGTGGGATTCAGTGTTTGTCCACCAGATGTACCGTAAATCAGCAATACGTCGACTAATGAGATTATTGTTACCTCAGTTAGCCGAGCAATCCGAGAGTGAATCGTATATACAACGATTGAATGGCGCAATGGCTGGAGAGGACTCCATGTGGGATAAAATACAAGGCTCAGTTGGACGTCAGCATGTCATCGATAACAATATGCCTCCGACACCACCTAGCAATGTGCAAGCAGCTCCCTCTGTAGCAAGCAGTACACCTCAAAACAGTGTCACAAATAATAATGGTGTTAACATCCACAATATACAAAAGCTGCACAAAATAAATCACAAAAATGTGGTAAGTGAAAATACCGATCTCATGGCAAAACTTGTTAAAAATGAGAGTGATATACGCGTATTTGAAACGCCATCATCAACGAACAAAATGCCAACAAAAGGGTTAGGAGAATGGTAA
- a CDS encoding lytic transglycosylase domain-containing protein, protein MFIDLPIHDGLPTQPLSHQERCTAVNIAAHEKNVPRDYLNLLIISEGGKKGTARQNANKSWDLGPAQVNTIHKKHIEKHYPDKTWRDVAYDTQLNINISADIFRGCLVHKTVNWNIWEAVGCYNSKTVKHKTNYLLRTMSVWDRIKKSPAESCRNYW, encoded by the coding sequence ATGTTCATTGATTTACCCATACACGACGGGTTACCAACACAGCCTCTATCTCACCAAGAACGATGTACTGCTGTCAATATCGCAGCCCATGAAAAAAATGTGCCTCGAGATTATCTCAACTTGCTGATTATCAGTGAAGGCGGCAAAAAAGGTACAGCACGGCAAAACGCAAATAAGTCGTGGGATCTTGGTCCAGCTCAAGTGAATACAATCCACAAAAAACACATTGAGAAGCATTACCCTGATAAAACATGGAGAGATGTGGCTTACGATACTCAGCTAAATATCAATATCAGTGCGGATATTTTTCGTGGGTGTTTAGTACATAAAACAGTTAACTGGAATATATGGGAGGCTGTCGGTTGCTACAACAGCAAAACAGTTAAACATAAAACAAACTATCTACTGAGAACAATGTCGGTGTGGGACAGAATCAAGAAAAGTCCTGCTGAATCGTGCCGTAATTATTGGTGA
- a CDS encoding PP2C family serine/threonine-protein phosphatase: MSKPHVIPSHYAPLQAQQYLLLPVLVPKKEDQSCEIKGWQAVAQAVMGYRHSVTGQPCQDAASAQTRLRPIVVNCDGAGSAKLSHFGSNALSQQLQRLFMTLEPLLAEWLDTKDVDTEQISERLASIIARHSKGIIKDIATHWQQPETAFRSTLLVAIMGKYHHFWLQIGDGYLLRRCEHDETHAWQVMVMPEKGEFANHTCFVDPALTMAHVQYGMASATEISGLAAMSDGAAERLMNLQYHTSAPLVERFASLLSQQSSHRVLFEFLSDPSVWGKTSGDDKSISMVVAPKANANEQ; this comes from the coding sequence ATGTCGAAACCTCATGTTATACCCAGTCACTACGCTCCACTACAAGCGCAACAGTATTTATTACTGCCTGTTTTAGTGCCGAAAAAAGAAGATCAATCTTGTGAGATAAAAGGATGGCAGGCCGTCGCTCAGGCAGTGATGGGATACCGTCATAGCGTAACAGGACAACCTTGCCAAGATGCAGCATCAGCACAAACACGTTTGCGTCCCATTGTAGTTAATTGTGATGGTGCGGGCAGTGCTAAATTGTCTCACTTTGGCTCAAATGCATTAAGCCAACAACTGCAACGTCTTTTTATGACATTAGAGCCGTTATTAGCAGAATGGTTAGATACCAAAGATGTGGATACTGAACAGATCAGTGAGCGCTTGGCTAGTATTATTGCGCGACACAGTAAAGGGATCATAAAAGATATTGCTACTCATTGGCAGCAGCCAGAAACCGCTTTTCGCTCAACGTTATTAGTTGCAATTATGGGTAAATACCATCATTTCTGGTTACAAATCGGAGATGGCTATTTACTGCGTCGATGTGAACATGATGAAACTCACGCATGGCAAGTGATGGTGATGCCTGAAAAGGGAGAGTTTGCTAATCATACTTGTTTTGTTGATCCAGCATTAACTATGGCGCATGTGCAGTATGGCATGGCATCAGCAACCGAGATCTCAGGGCTTGCCGCTATGAGTGATGGCGCGGCAGAGCGGCTAATGAATTTACAATACCATACCAGTGCGCCCTTAGTTGAACGTTTTGCATCGCTTTTATCACAGCAGAGCTCACACAGAGTCCTATTTGAGTTTTTATCCGATCCCTCTGTATGGGGAAAAACCTCCGGTGATGATAAGAGTATAAGTATGGTTGTTGCACCAAAAGCAAACGCGAATGAACAATGA
- a CDS encoding radical SAM protein, with amino-acid sequence MSFNILSPFMGLHYTLSIHEHQAEIVVTQCNGDILPPLVKIELVLAEQGVTAIHLNTADGVHIDEHRLDKIHYYPEPKGWKKAVTYRKAVRFSITEKCNYHCFFCHEEGMEMDVKRHSVDVARFFEIIDQLAELGYDDFTFTGGEPLLNWRGIEACLDHMEAIGYLPEITIVTNGERLQPRMLQRLNAYPGKVRFNLSLHSLLNDDYLAIVHRIKKPTMGSDALLDNIKQKMAMIADAGIPFKLNVVLLKGLNTSTEALEAILQYAAQCGASAVKFLELLITENLRQFYHYFYTLGAVKHALDSDLTLLWQNQKKDVYQYKQSGLDVELQHCPCARGCNTCFLNRGVTFTAEMKFFPCFLRPEDALTLTANNLKQSIIEGDQYIDKMACYYQDNSPILIKEAYSSKQEKAYYYLLTAEQQLKVEHLLAGQLERVREFSEHYYIADQQPSYTYRKLTINSYDLTALEVYQQLTIDSDGAHCTEFLHDGIRVTDRARYQTAMQEQGYHNGQTLLWSLEYYKGKDQAYSISHNQDTGLRFLRTEKPFTELTLALSPLRSPIVDVICQAQQQ; translated from the coding sequence ATGTCATTTAATATCCTTTCCCCTTTTATGGGGCTGCATTACACATTAAGCATTCACGAACATCAGGCTGAGATTGTTGTTACACAATGTAATGGCGATATTTTACCGCCATTAGTTAAAATTGAATTAGTTTTAGCCGAGCAAGGCGTAACAGCGATCCATTTAAACACCGCTGATGGTGTGCATATTGATGAGCACCGATTAGATAAAATCCATTATTATCCTGAGCCAAAAGGGTGGAAAAAGGCGGTTACTTACCGAAAGGCGGTACGTTTTTCGATAACAGAGAAGTGTAATTATCACTGTTTCTTTTGCCATGAAGAAGGCATGGAAATGGATGTTAAACGTCATTCAGTGGATGTCGCGCGTTTTTTTGAGATCATCGATCAACTGGCGGAGTTAGGTTATGACGATTTTACCTTTACCGGTGGTGAGCCATTATTAAATTGGCGTGGCATTGAAGCGTGTTTAGATCACATGGAAGCGATTGGATATTTACCAGAAATTACGATAGTCACCAATGGTGAGCGTTTACAGCCAAGAATGCTGCAACGACTCAATGCTTATCCTGGTAAAGTTCGCTTTAATTTATCTTTACATAGTTTATTAAATGATGACTATCTGGCGATTGTTCATCGAATCAAAAAGCCAACAATGGGCTCTGACGCGCTACTTGATAATATTAAACAAAAAATGGCAATGATTGCTGATGCTGGTATTCCGTTTAAGTTAAATGTGGTGTTATTAAAAGGGCTAAATACATCCACAGAAGCACTTGAAGCGATTTTACAGTATGCCGCACAGTGTGGCGCGTCTGCGGTTAAATTTCTTGAACTACTGATCACTGAAAACTTACGTCAATTTTATCATTACTTTTATACGCTTGGTGCCGTTAAACACGCATTAGATAGTGATTTAACACTGCTGTGGCAGAACCAGAAAAAAGATGTCTATCAGTATAAACAAAGTGGCTTAGACGTTGAATTACAACATTGCCCCTGTGCCCGTGGTTGTAATACTTGTTTCTTAAATCGTGGGGTTACTTTTACCGCTGAAATGAAATTTTTTCCGTGTTTTTTACGTCCAGAAGATGCATTGACATTAACCGCGAATAACCTTAAGCAATCGATTATTGAAGGCGATCAGTATATCGATAAAATGGCGTGTTATTACCAAGATAATAGTCCGATCTTAATTAAAGAAGCCTATAGTTCAAAGCAAGAGAAAGCGTATTACTATCTGTTAACGGCAGAGCAACAACTAAAAGTTGAACATTTATTGGCGGGTCAATTAGAGCGTGTACGTGAATTTAGTGAGCATTATTATATTGCCGATCAACAACCGTCTTACACCTATCGAAAATTAACGATCAATAGTTACGATTTAACCGCTCTTGAAGTCTATCAGCAGTTAACGATTGATAGCGATGGCGCACATTGCACTGAATTTCTGCATGATGGTATTCGTGTTACGGATCGTGCTCGTTATCAAACCGCGATGCAAGAGCAAGGTTATCACAACGGACAGACATTGTTATGGTCGCTTGAATATTATAAAGGTAAAGATCAAGCCTATTCTATTAGCCATAACCAAGATACAGGGTTACGCTTTTTACGTACCGAAAAGCCATTTACAGAATTGACGTTGGCATTGTCTCCACTTCGTAGCCCTATCGTTGATGTGATCTGTCAGGCTCAACAACAATAA
- a CDS encoding PD-(D/E)XK nuclease-like domain-containing protein — protein sequence MSLMEAMSASEVITNFKFPGMICEVKRAYDKYNKPTYKDDNGELIEGIYIDLENEVYHSLPAYSSSQIKTLVTKTPAHFYRQYLSGIDRKRTTKQTQNTLDAGTYGHELILEPHGFYDRYFRGITASDYPDALSLSVAGYREMCADRGITIPKTAKKERCIEALKQAEPQLEFLDDLITQHNNNTSHTGKKEIDPIVWDDAHRVLESQQENEIANALVKNGLPEISFITKCPITGMWLKCRFDWLRFDNIAVDVKTTRSTNPIEFAKQSGNLGYHIQEAFYTYVASILGVKITNFIFLTVEYVECDWCEVYELDDGEDAMQKMIDGLNLLKHCKETNSWRGYSHTDTIRKIKIPNYLL from the coding sequence ATGTCTTTAATGGAAGCGATGTCAGCAAGCGAAGTCATTACCAATTTTAAATTTCCAGGCATGATTTGTGAGGTCAAACGTGCCTACGATAAATACAACAAGCCGACTTATAAAGATGATAACGGTGAGCTGATTGAGGGCATCTATATTGATTTAGAAAATGAGGTTTATCACTCCTTACCTGCTTACAGTAGCTCCCAGATCAAAACGTTGGTAACGAAGACACCTGCGCATTTCTATCGTCAATATCTTAGCGGCATAGACAGAAAACGAACCACTAAACAGACACAAAATACTCTCGATGCGGGTACATATGGTCATGAGCTAATATTAGAACCACATGGCTTTTACGACCGTTATTTCCGTGGTATTACCGCAAGCGATTATCCTGATGCGTTATCACTGTCTGTAGCAGGTTATAGAGAAATGTGTGCTGATAGAGGTATTACAATACCAAAGACGGCTAAAAAAGAACGTTGTATTGAAGCATTAAAACAAGCTGAACCTCAGCTTGAGTTTCTCGATGATTTAATTACTCAACACAATAACAATACCAGCCACACGGGTAAAAAAGAGATTGATCCTATTGTGTGGGACGATGCACACCGTGTCCTAGAGTCACAGCAAGAAAATGAAATAGCCAATGCATTAGTTAAAAATGGATTGCCTGAAATATCGTTTATTACAAAATGTCCGATCACTGGCATGTGGCTAAAGTGTCGATTTGATTGGTTACGTTTTGACAACATTGCAGTCGATGTGAAAACCACGAGGAGCACCAACCCAATAGAATTTGCCAAGCAATCAGGCAACTTGGGTTATCACATTCAGGAGGCATTTTACACATATGTAGCATCTATTCTGGGCGTGAAAATAACTAACTTTATTTTCCTAACCGTTGAGTATGTCGAATGTGATTGGTGCGAAGTGTACGAACTCGATGATGGTGAGGACGCCATGCAGAAAATGATAGATGGATTAAACCTATTGAAACACTGCAAAGAAACAAACAGCTGGCGAGGATACTCTCATACTGACACGATTCGAAAAATTAAAATCCCCAATTATCTACTTTAA
- a CDS encoding protein kinase domain-containing protein, whose protein sequence is MTNIYDPCGKGQRLGQEIKAGGEGTVFDVTHRPAAVAKVYHPELRDEQQRQTKVTAQINVLRQHPQLAQLPLAWPRMAIFDQHQQWLGYVMPKVAGMTLSLFRNPKKVKQRLGGIDRVDVAEYLINLLSTVNTLHQHNIFLGDINLDNFLVDPLTKKVHLIDCDSYQFVHNGTCYPCPVGQDAMIPPEHQGKNLRNVERNAQSDCFSLAVICFMLLMSGRHPYEHIGGTSTVENIRKGHFPYGQKIRPGSQGSIPIGPWYTWWSHLTFKLKSAFIQTFTEGAHDPNKRVGVKQWITLLEQYKWSLENNKGDLSRELWPTEVKSSDHKA, encoded by the coding sequence ATGACAAATATTTATGATCCATGTGGTAAAGGGCAGCGATTAGGTCAGGAAATTAAGGCCGGAGGAGAGGGCACGGTATTTGATGTCACTCACCGCCCAGCAGCTGTTGCTAAAGTGTATCATCCTGAGTTGCGTGATGAACAACAACGCCAAACTAAAGTCACAGCGCAAATTAATGTGCTGCGACAGCATCCTCAATTGGCGCAGTTACCACTGGCTTGGCCGCGAATGGCTATTTTTGATCAACATCAGCAATGGCTAGGTTATGTGATGCCAAAGGTCGCGGGAATGACGCTCAGTTTATTCCGTAACCCCAAAAAGGTAAAACAACGCTTAGGTGGAATAGACAGGGTTGATGTAGCAGAGTATCTGATCAATCTACTCTCAACAGTTAATACCTTACATCAACATAATATTTTTCTTGGTGATATTAACTTGGATAATTTTTTGGTTGATCCGCTAACGAAAAAGGTTCATTTGATTGATTGTGATAGCTATCAGTTTGTTCATAACGGAACCTGCTACCCTTGTCCTGTCGGTCAAGATGCAATGATCCCGCCAGAGCATCAGGGAAAAAATTTACGCAATGTTGAGCGTAATGCACAAAGTGATTGTTTTTCTTTGGCGGTGATTTGTTTCATGCTGTTAATGAGTGGGCGCCATCCCTATGAGCATATCGGCGGCACCAGTACCGTCGAAAATATAAGAAAAGGTCACTTTCCTTACGGTCAAAAAATTCGCCCTGGCAGTCAAGGTTCGATCCCGATTGGTCCGTGGTATACATGGTGGAGTCATTTAACCTTTAAGTTAAAATCGGCATTTATTCAAACCTTTACCGAGGGAGCGCATGATCCCAACAAGCGTGTCGGGGTGAAACAGTGGATCACGTTACTTGAGCAATATAAGTGGTCATTGGAAAACAATAAAGGGGATTTAAGTCGAGAGTTGTGGCCAACAGAGGTGAAATCCAGTGATCATAAAGCCTGA
- a CDS encoding IS110 family transposase has protein sequence MMLIKVLGIDLGKTSFHLIGHDHAGREVYRKKCNRAQLLKILLQLDKTTVAMESCAGSHWLARKCQSFGHNTKLIPPQYVKPYVKTNQNDYIDADAIAEASTRPLMRFVSVKTEESQILSAVQRIRSGFIKEQTATMCRIGALLLEFGITFPRGHAAMGKLFQWLADKNHTLPPLLLQELAVLYEHYQYLHQKIAEQDKKIKAVLKESEMGELLQTIPGIGPMIASACLSEVPSPKDFKNGRHLAAWMGLVPRQYSTGGKSTLLGISKRGNKSLRTLFIHGARALISRPKIAEAIFGDWITDLLKRKPFNVAVVALANKLARIAWSVMVTGLPFRKMN, from the coding sequence ATCATGTTAATTAAAGTACTTGGTATTGATTTAGGCAAAACTTCATTTCATCTAATTGGACACGATCATGCGGGTCGTGAGGTATATCGCAAAAAATGTAACCGAGCTCAATTATTAAAAATATTACTTCAGCTTGATAAAACTACTGTTGCGATGGAATCTTGTGCTGGATCTCACTGGCTAGCAAGAAAGTGCCAATCTTTCGGGCATAACACCAAACTTATCCCTCCTCAATACGTTAAACCCTACGTAAAAACTAACCAAAATGATTACATTGATGCAGATGCTATCGCTGAAGCTTCTACTCGACCTTTAATGCGTTTTGTTAGTGTCAAAACTGAAGAATCTCAAATTTTATCTGCAGTACAACGCATCCGTTCTGGATTTATTAAAGAGCAAACAGCAACGATGTGTCGTATTGGTGCACTGCTACTTGAGTTTGGTATCACTTTTCCTCGTGGGCATGCGGCTATGGGGAAATTATTTCAGTGGCTTGCTGATAAAAATCACACCTTACCACCACTTTTGCTCCAAGAATTAGCTGTTCTTTATGAACATTATCAATATTTACATCAAAAGATTGCTGAGCAAGATAAAAAGATAAAAGCAGTTTTGAAAGAATCAGAAATGGGTGAATTATTACAAACTATCCCAGGTATTGGACCGATGATTGCGAGCGCATGTTTATCAGAAGTACCATCACCAAAAGATTTTAAAAATGGGCGACATTTAGCGGCATGGATGGGCTTAGTTCCTCGTCAATATTCAACTGGAGGGAAATCCACACTGCTGGGTATCAGTAAACGAGGGAATAAGTCATTAAGGACATTATTTATTCATGGAGCGCGAGCTTTGATATCAAGGCCAAAAATAGCTGAAGCTATTTTTGGGGATTGGATAACAGACTTATTAAAACGAAAACCATTTAACGTTGCAGTTGTGGCATTAGCTAATAAGTTGGCAAGGATCGCTTGGTCAGTAATGGTAACAGGACTGCCATTTAGAAAAATGAATTAA
- a CDS encoding RNA-guided endonuclease InsQ/TnpB family protein: MKDIAMKFRLYPTPSQENLLARTFGCVRVVYNQILKHRTDAYYSDNEKINYNKASSLLTQLKKQAEFEWLNEVSCVPLQQALRHQQTAFRNFFEHRANYPKFKKKHAKQSAEFTKSAFYYRDGQITLAKCSEPLDVRWSRKLPSDPTTVTVTKDSTGRYFVACRCQFDPKSLPVSKKSVGIDLGLKDIFVTSDGVRTGNQKYTKRYAKKLAKAQRNLSRKKKGSNNRNKARIKVARINAKIADCRRDFSHKLTTALIRENQFIFTESLAVKNMIKNHKLAKHIADANWGELVRQLTYKAEWYGRTVVQIDRFYPSSKRCNGCGHVVDSLPLHIRHWECPSCHSWRDRDLNAALNIKAVGQTVLACGA, encoded by the coding sequence ATGAAAGACATAGCGATGAAGTTCCGTTTGTACCCAACACCTAGTCAGGAAAATTTACTGGCTAGGACGTTCGGCTGTGTCCGTGTTGTCTACAATCAAATTCTCAAACACCGCACTGACGCTTATTACAGTGACAATGAGAAAATCAATTACAACAAGGCTTCTAGCTTATTGACTCAACTCAAAAAACAAGCTGAGTTCGAGTGGCTTAATGAAGTCTCTTGCGTGCCGCTACAACAAGCACTTCGACACCAGCAAACCGCTTTTCGTAATTTCTTTGAACACCGAGCAAACTACCCAAAGTTTAAGAAAAAACACGCTAAACAGTCGGCTGAGTTCACCAAATCTGCGTTTTACTATCGTGATGGTCAAATCACATTAGCCAAATGTAGCGAACCGCTTGATGTTCGTTGGTCACGGAAATTACCCAGCGACCCCACAACCGTTACTGTTACTAAAGACAGCACAGGCAGATACTTTGTTGCTTGTCGTTGCCAGTTCGACCCTAAATCACTGCCCGTTAGTAAAAAATCAGTGGGTATCGATTTAGGCTTGAAAGACATTTTTGTTACTTCCGATGGTGTAAGAACGGGCAATCAAAAATACACAAAACGTTATGCTAAGAAATTGGCTAAAGCTCAACGTAACCTTTCTCGTAAAAAGAAAGGGTCTAATAATCGCAATAAAGCACGTATCAAAGTTGCACGTATCAACGCTAAAATTGCTGATTGTCGTCGAGACTTTTCCCATAAACTGACTACCGCATTGATAAGAGAAAACCAATTTATCTTCACGGAAAGTCTTGCCGTTAAAAACATGATCAAGAATCACAAACTTGCTAAACACATTGCCGATGCTAATTGGGGTGAACTCGTCCGTCAGCTTACTTATAAAGCCGAATGGTACGGGCGTACTGTCGTTCAAATTGACAGGTTCTATCCCAGTTCTAAGCGTTGCAATGGCTGTGGTCACGTTGTCGATTCCTTACCATTACATATACGACATTGGGAATGTCCGTCTTGCCACTCTTGGCGAGATAGAGATCTCAATGCCGCATTAAATATCAAAGCTGTTGGGCAAACAGTGTTAGCCTGTGGAGCGTAA
- a CDS encoding HD domain-containing protein, with translation MNNKRLTALGEYCRQKIMAQAVSDQAHDISHILRVINNAQKIAAHESANWQVVLPAAWLHDCVCYPKTHPLRAKSAYLAADQAIEWLQSWDYPAHYLPQVHHAIVAHSYSAGVIPITLEAKIVQDADRLDALGAIGLARCLQVGGAQQLALYDCDDPFCHQRLPNDKRYILDHYFQKLRHLPEQLHTDSAKRIAKQRLPFMEQFMVQLATEI, from the coding sequence ATGAACAACAAGCGTTTAACAGCATTAGGCGAATATTGTCGTCAAAAAATCATGGCACAAGCAGTTTCAGATCAAGCGCATGATATTAGCCATATTTTACGGGTTATTAACAATGCACAAAAGATAGCGGCACATGAAAGCGCCAATTGGCAAGTCGTGTTACCGGCAGCATGGTTACATGATTGTGTTTGTTACCCTAAAACACATCCGTTGCGCGCCAAAAGTGCCTATTTAGCCGCCGATCAAGCCATTGAATGGTTACAATCATGGGATTATCCTGCGCATTATTTGCCGCAGGTACATCATGCGATTGTAGCGCATAGCTACAGTGCGGGAGTCATACCGATAACGCTTGAAGCTAAAATTGTTCAAGATGCAGATCGATTAGATGCATTAGGGGCGATTGGTCTTGCCCGTTGCTTGCAAGTGGGGGGAGCGCAGCAATTAGCCTTATATGATTGTGATGATCCGTTTTGTCATCAACGTTTACCTAACGATAAAAGGTATATTTTAGATCATTATTTTCAAAAATTGCGCCATTTGCCCGAGCAGTTACATACTGATTCAGCTAAACGGATCGCAAAACAGCGATTACCCTTTATGGAACAATTTATGGTGCAATTAGCCACTGAGATTTAA